The following are encoded in a window of Psychrobacter sp. P11F6 genomic DNA:
- a CDS encoding phosphoribosylanthranilate isomerase, with the protein MHVKFCGFTQPNDIKIAAQLGVDAVGLVFYPPSPRAVTIEQAQSLSASLPAFISIVALVVNMPRAELIELANQVAFDIIQFHGDETPEQCAQLASAVNKRWIKALRINADQHTATSVSAEINEFAAAGANSILLDAYHPHKYGGTGARFDWSLLPQDSSLPIILAGGLDADNVAATLDLPIYAVDVSGGIESDKGKKDAAKMRAFMKAVKRDRWQNETLGEPSNISN; encoded by the coding sequence ATGCACGTTAAGTTTTGCGGATTTACCCAGCCTAATGATATTAAAATTGCCGCCCAGTTGGGTGTTGATGCGGTTGGCTTGGTATTTTATCCGCCCAGTCCACGCGCTGTTACTATCGAGCAGGCGCAATCGTTAAGTGCGTCTTTGCCAGCTTTTATAAGTATAGTGGCTCTAGTGGTGAATATGCCGCGCGCAGAGCTGATAGAATTAGCGAATCAGGTCGCTTTTGATATCATTCAATTCCATGGTGATGAAACACCAGAGCAATGTGCGCAGCTGGCCAGTGCGGTCAATAAACGCTGGATAAAAGCGCTGCGTATCAATGCTGACCAACACACCGCCACTAGCGTAAGTGCCGAGATTAATGAGTTTGCCGCCGCTGGCGCGAACAGTATCTTATTGGATGCTTACCATCCCCATAAATATGGCGGCACAGGGGCACGTTTTGATTGGAGTTTGCTACCGCAAGACAGCTCGCTACCTATTATTTTAGCGGGCGGACTGGATGCCGATAATGTCGCTGCCACTTTAGATTTGCCTATTTATGCGGTTGATGTCAGCGGTGGGATTGAGTCTGACAAAGGCAAAAAAGACGCTGCCAAAATGCGTGCCTTTATGAAAGCGGTAAAACGCGACCGATGGCAAAATGAGACGCTTGGCGAACCTTCGAATATCAGTAACTAG
- the trpB gene encoding tryptophan synthase subunit beta — protein sequence MSHVASKDLSTTAKAINTFTNPESVQDFNQYPDARGHFGVHGGRFVSETLMAALEELETLYNTVKKDPAFWEEYHNDLVNYVGRPTPLYHAKRLSDEIGGAQIYFKREDLNHTGAHKVNNTIGQALLAKMSGKKRIIAETGAGQHGVATATIAARLGLECIVYMGADDVERQKMNVYRMRLLGATVVPVTSGSRTLKDAMNEAMRDWVTNVDSTYYIIGTVAGPHPYPLLVRDFQAIIGKEARIQHLQMTGKLPDALVACVGGGSNAIGLFFDFLNDTDVKMYGVEATGDGIETGRHSAPLAAGRIGVLHGNRTYLMADDEGQIQETHSISAGLDYPGVGPEHSFLKDMKRVEYVGCTDKESLEGFHEVTRKEGIIPALESAHAVAYALKLAKTMTPDQTIIVNMSGRGDKDLHSVMKAEGIEL from the coding sequence ATGAGTCATGTCGCGAGCAAAGATCTATCTACCACTGCTAAAGCAATCAACACCTTTACTAATCCAGAAAGCGTACAAGATTTCAATCAATATCCTGATGCCCGTGGACATTTCGGCGTGCATGGCGGTCGCTTTGTCTCTGAAACCTTGATGGCAGCACTAGAAGAGCTAGAAACGTTATATAACACAGTCAAAAAAGACCCTGCATTTTGGGAAGAATATCACAATGATTTGGTCAACTATGTCGGCCGCCCAACGCCTTTATATCATGCTAAGCGTCTCAGTGATGAGATAGGCGGTGCGCAGATTTATTTTAAACGTGAAGACTTAAACCATACTGGCGCACATAAAGTTAATAACACCATTGGACAAGCGCTACTTGCCAAAATGAGTGGTAAAAAACGTATTATTGCGGAAACTGGAGCAGGGCAACATGGCGTTGCGACGGCGACGATTGCTGCGCGCTTAGGGCTTGAGTGTATCGTTTATATGGGCGCGGACGATGTCGAGCGTCAAAAGATGAACGTCTATCGTATGCGTTTGCTCGGTGCAACGGTTGTGCCAGTGACTTCTGGTTCGCGTACCCTAAAAGATGCCATGAATGAAGCGATGCGTGATTGGGTTACTAATGTCGATAGCACCTATTATATTATCGGTACGGTTGCAGGCCCGCATCCTTATCCGCTACTCGTGCGTGATTTCCAAGCGATTATCGGTAAAGAAGCACGTATTCAGCATCTGCAAATGACGGGTAAATTGCCTGATGCCTTGGTCGCTTGTGTTGGCGGTGGCTCGAACGCTATTGGCTTGTTCTTTGATTTCTTAAACGATACTGACGTTAAAATGTATGGCGTTGAAGCGACAGGGGACGGTATCGAAACGGGTCGTCATTCCGCACCATTAGCTGCTGGTCGTATCGGTGTACTGCACGGCAACCGTACCTATCTCATGGCGGATGATGAAGGTCAAATTCAAGAGACGCATTCTATCTCAGCGGGTCTTGATTATCCTGGCGTTGGTCCTGAGCACAGCTTCTTAAAAGACATGAAGCGTGTTGAATATGTCGGCTGTACCGATAAAGAATCGCTAGAAGGCTTCCATGAAGTGACGCGCAAAGAAGGCATTATCCCTGCGCTCGAATCTGCGCATGCCGTCGCTTATGCATTGAAGCTAGCTAAAACGATGACCCCTGATCAAACGATTATTGTGAACATGTCGGGTCGTGGCGACAAAGATTTGCATTCAGTGATGAAGGCGGAAGGGATTGAGTTGTAA
- the trpA gene encoding tryptophan synthase subunit alpha, translating into MTRIESTFETLKAQNKKALIPYVMAGDPNPSNFVGLLHDLVKHGADMIEVGLPFSDPMADGPVVALAGERALAAGTSTRDALKMVAEFRQQDTQTPIILMGYLNPVEIIGYDNFVALCEQSGVDGILMVDLPPSEAGSFTQHLTDHSMNEIFLLSPTTLPERREQVLTHCGGYIYYVSLKGVTGSATLDTDDVATQVQAIKAATDLPVCVGFGIRDATSAKAIGAHADGIIVGSALVQNFADIDANDSTAVAAAQQKILAKMDELRGALDSLSA; encoded by the coding sequence ATGACCCGTATTGAAAGCACTTTTGAAACCTTAAAAGCACAAAATAAAAAAGCACTGATTCCTTATGTCATGGCAGGCGATCCTAATCCAAGTAACTTCGTTGGCTTGCTACATGACCTAGTGAAGCACGGCGCCGATATGATCGAAGTAGGCTTACCGTTCTCTGATCCTATGGCAGATGGCCCAGTCGTCGCTTTAGCTGGAGAGCGTGCATTAGCCGCAGGTACGAGTACACGTGATGCCCTAAAAATGGTCGCGGAATTCCGTCAGCAAGACACGCAGACCCCCATTATTTTGATGGGTTATCTCAATCCCGTGGAAATCATTGGCTATGACAACTTTGTCGCGCTATGTGAGCAGTCAGGTGTCGATGGCATCTTAATGGTTGATTTACCACCAAGCGAGGCGGGCAGCTTTACCCAGCATTTAACTGACCATTCGATGAATGAAATTTTCTTATTGTCACCAACCACTTTACCTGAGCGCCGTGAGCAAGTATTGACCCATTGCGGTGGTTATATTTATTATGTGTCATTAAAAGGCGTGACGGGTTCGGCAACGCTTGATACTGATGATGTTGCGACTCAAGTGCAAGCGATTAAAGCAGCGACTGATTTGCCAGTATGTGTGGGTTTTGGTATTCGTGATGCAACGTCTGCCAAAGCAATTGGAGCGCATGCGGATGGTATTATTGTCGGTAGTGCCTTGGTTCAAAATTTTGCTGATATAGATGCCAATGATAGCACTGCGGTTGCCGCGGCTCAGCAAAAAATCTTGGCAAAAATGGATGAGCTACGCGGTGCACTTGATAGTTTGAGTGCCTGA
- the accD gene encoding acetyl-CoA carboxylase, carboxyltransferase subunit beta yields MANNMTDTIIKPDMTTLNHTEKSNAEPNGNAAGQSWFNRPIPGIKQQLTAPLTAVETEPSTKCSNCHSMITNTALIFNCYVCPHCDHHLPMSARERLNWLLDQVDGELGQQFTAKDPLRFMDSKPYPQRMIEAQDKTGESEALIVLYGKLRNLDIVTCAFDFRFMGGSMGSVVGDRFVEAAEKALKDKVPLVCFAASGGARMQEGLLSLMQMARTAAAIERLRIAGVPYIVILTNPVYGGVTASLAMLGDIHLAEPKAMIGFAGKRVIEQTVRETLEEPFQRAEFLLEHGVVDEVVHRHQLIDTIYRLLAKLSRMPNVDA; encoded by the coding sequence ATGGCGAATAATATGACTGATACGATAATAAAACCTGATATGACGACTCTGAACCATACTGAAAAAAGCAACGCTGAGCCAAACGGTAATGCTGCTGGGCAATCGTGGTTTAATCGCCCGATACCGGGTATTAAACAGCAATTGACAGCGCCTTTGACAGCAGTAGAGACTGAACCGTCAACCAAGTGCAGTAATTGTCATTCGATGATTACCAATACGGCACTGATTTTTAACTGCTATGTTTGTCCGCATTGTGATCATCATTTACCGATGAGTGCTCGTGAGCGTTTAAACTGGCTACTCGATCAAGTAGACGGTGAGCTTGGGCAACAATTTACTGCCAAAGATCCGCTAAGATTTATGGATAGCAAGCCGTATCCGCAGCGTATGATAGAAGCACAAGATAAGACAGGCGAGTCTGAGGCACTGATTGTGCTGTATGGTAAGCTGCGCAATCTTGATATCGTTACTTGTGCCTTTGATTTCCGCTTTATGGGCGGTTCTATGGGCTCTGTAGTTGGTGACCGTTTCGTAGAGGCGGCTGAGAAAGCCCTTAAAGATAAAGTGCCCTTAGTCTGCTTTGCTGCCTCTGGCGGCGCACGTATGCAAGAAGGTTTACTGTCTTTGATGCAGATGGCTCGTACTGCCGCAGCGATTGAGCGTTTGAGAATTGCTGGCGTGCCATATATCGTTATATTGACCAATCCTGTTTATGGCGGTGTGACTGCGTCGCTCGCTATGTTAGGTGATATTCATTTAGCAGAACCAAAAGCCATGATTGGTTTTGCTGGTAAGCGTGTGATTGAGCAAACGGTTCGTGAGACGCTAGAAGAGCCGTTCCAGCGTGCTGAGTTTTTGTTAGAGCATGGCGTGGTCGATGAAGTGGTGCATCGTCATCAATTGATTGATACCATTTACCGTCTGCTAGCAAAGTTAAGCCGCATGCCTAATGTTGATGCCTAA
- the folC gene encoding bifunctional tetrahydrofolate synthase/dihydrofolate synthase, translated as MSDSLLSNPNTPNKHSSLTEWLDYMQQIHVSAIDMGLSRVLPVAEALGVVQSAKDDAYVFTVAGTNGKGSTTAVIAQMCQAAGYKTALYQSPHLSVFNERVRINGEMVSDETLIEAFSKIEAARLVCELTLSFFEMTTLAALLIFAEADCDVWVLEVGLGGRLDVVNIVDPDMAVITNIAIDHVDWLGDNVEDIGREKAGILRDGISVVYGATAMPVSVQQAIDKHQATCYQVGQDFDYREVDASAWQYSNAAVTMQLPRPALSLTNTATALSAVLASSLNVDSTAIEQALQTVRLAGRFDYRETHNRHWLFDVAHNEQGVEFLLAQLLPLWQQHLTNQDSSDALNQSSNPNSSKKNQTTGKPASIKMLFSMLGDKDINKVVQHLTIAGLPISDWYIAEIDYPRAASNEHLQDILSSYVDNAQIHEFKRLSEATDAVINASQPQDLIVVCGSFHTIGEALAALAVDN; from the coding sequence ATGTCTGACTCTCTACTTTCTAACCCTAACACTCCCAACAAGCATTCTAGCTTGACCGAATGGCTCGATTATATGCAGCAGATTCATGTATCGGCAATAGACATGGGGTTGTCGCGAGTTCTGCCAGTTGCCGAGGCGTTAGGCGTGGTACAGTCAGCCAAAGATGATGCTTATGTATTCACGGTGGCAGGCACCAATGGTAAAGGCTCAACGACGGCTGTCATCGCGCAGATGTGCCAAGCAGCAGGTTATAAAACGGCTCTGTATCAATCACCGCATCTAAGTGTATTTAATGAGCGCGTGCGTATTAATGGCGAGATGGTCAGTGACGAGACGTTAATTGAAGCCTTTAGCAAGATAGAAGCAGCGCGATTAGTTTGTGAGCTGACCTTATCATTTTTTGAGATGACCACACTTGCTGCATTATTAATATTTGCCGAAGCAGACTGCGATGTTTGGGTGTTGGAAGTCGGGCTGGGTGGGCGCTTAGATGTGGTCAATATCGTTGATCCTGATATGGCAGTGATTACCAATATCGCTATCGATCATGTCGATTGGCTGGGTGACAATGTCGAAGATATTGGCCGTGAGAAAGCAGGTATCTTACGTGATGGTATCAGCGTGGTTTATGGTGCTACCGCGATGCCAGTCAGTGTGCAGCAAGCGATTGATAAGCATCAAGCAACTTGTTATCAAGTTGGGCAAGATTTTGATTATCGTGAAGTGGATGCAAGCGCTTGGCAATATAGCAATGCTGCGGTCACCATGCAATTACCGCGCCCAGCACTATCATTGACCAATACTGCCACTGCGTTATCAGCAGTGCTCGCAAGTTCGTTAAATGTCGATAGCACTGCTATCGAGCAAGCATTACAAACGGTAAGGCTCGCCGGTCGCTTTGATTATCGTGAGACCCACAATCGCCATTGGCTGTTTGATGTCGCGCATAACGAGCAAGGCGTTGAGTTTTTATTGGCGCAACTATTACCGCTTTGGCAACAGCATTTAACCAATCAAGACAGCTCTGATGCTCTCAATCAAAGCAGTAATCCAAATAGTAGCAAAAAAAATCAAACTACAGGAAAACCTGCCAGCATTAAAATGCTGTTTTCTATGTTGGGTGATAAAGATATCAATAAAGTCGTGCAGCATTTGACGATAGCGGGCTTACCGATTAGCGATTGGTATATCGCTGAGATTGATTATCCACGTGCTGCGAGCAATGAGCACTTGCAAGATATCCTATCAAGCTATGTCGACAATGCTCAAATACACGAATTTAAACGTTTATCAGAAGCGACCGATGCGGTTATCAATGCCAGTCAGCCGCAAGACCTCATCGTGGTATGTGGCTCCTTTCATACGATCGGTGAGGCACTGGCAGCACTGGCGGTTGATAATTAA
- a CDS encoding LysM peptidoglycan-binding domain-containing protein: protein MNFSRQALLGIGMIIGGSVMLYAMVQQIGDSNEPQPASAMVDKPSPEQESPQPLTTDIETEKRILAEKQKERAARVAEQEKRAQQFLTEQEAAEAEALAKARAESQQYMASSAAAAEESDKSKSDAEKNDATTPIKKTSAAESAESETNTGDQQKAAQAQQEAQRQAAIKEQAAAKKLADSKKEAEAKRQADAKKQADAKKQADAKKQADAAAEKKQAAAEAAKNEPPKSPSDYQVKRGDGLIKLARQYNMPVEVLAQANDLSPSTSLQLGQNITIPSRKQVERLAREAAAAEQAREDKRQKEEALAKKSADAKREAQQKLSEARKEVKETDAKGSFGVQVALANDQAKADELAKKFKSAGYQVKTSPTSRGVRVIVGPERGKVAALALKDKINSDPKVNTTSAWVLYWR from the coding sequence ATGAACTTTTCGAGACAAGCCTTATTGGGCATTGGGATGATTATCGGCGGTAGCGTGATGCTATACGCCATGGTGCAACAGATTGGTGATAGTAATGAACCACAACCAGCGTCAGCAATGGTAGATAAGCCAAGCCCTGAGCAAGAGTCTCCTCAGCCGCTGACGACGGATATCGAGACTGAAAAACGTATCTTGGCAGAAAAACAAAAAGAGCGCGCTGCTCGTGTGGCTGAACAAGAAAAACGTGCCCAGCAGTTCTTAACTGAACAGGAAGCCGCTGAGGCGGAAGCATTGGCAAAAGCCCGTGCAGAAAGTCAGCAGTATATGGCCAGTAGTGCGGCAGCTGCTGAAGAGAGTGATAAATCCAAATCCGATGCGGAAAAAAATGACGCTACAACGCCAATAAAAAAGACTAGCGCTGCTGAGTCAGCTGAAAGTGAGACAAACACTGGCGACCAGCAAAAAGCTGCCCAAGCGCAACAAGAGGCTCAAAGGCAAGCGGCGATTAAAGAGCAGGCTGCAGCTAAGAAACTAGCAGATAGTAAAAAAGAAGCGGAAGCAAAAAGACAAGCGGATGCTAAGAAACAAGCGGATGCTAAGAAACAAGCGGATGCTAAGAAACAAGCGGATGCTGCGGCTGAGAAAAAACAAGCGGCAGCAGAAGCGGCTAAAAATGAGCCACCAAAATCGCCTTCTGATTATCAAGTCAAAAGAGGAGATGGGCTGATTAAACTGGCGCGGCAATACAATATGCCAGTAGAAGTATTGGCACAAGCGAATGATCTGTCACCGTCGACATCGCTACAACTGGGTCAAAACATCACCATTCCATCACGTAAGCAAGTAGAGCGATTAGCACGTGAAGCGGCAGCGGCTGAGCAGGCACGCGAAGACAAGCGTCAGAAAGAAGAGGCTTTAGCCAAAAAATCAGCGGATGCTAAACGTGAAGCACAGCAGAAACTCAGCGAAGCCCGTAAAGAAGTCAAAGAAACTGACGCTAAAGGCAGCTTTGGGGTGCAAGTAGCATTGGCAAACGATCAAGCCAAAGCTGACGAACTAGCAAAGAAATTTAAATCCGCAGGCTACCAAGTTAAGACCAGCCCTACCAGCCGTGGGGTTCGCGTCATCGTCGGTCCTGAGCGCGGTAAAGTGGCAGCGTTAGCGTTAAAAGATAAAATCAATAGTGATCCTAAGGTCAATACGACCAGTGCTTGGGTTTTATACTGGCGCTAA